In the genome of Magnolia sinica isolate HGM2019 chromosome 2, MsV1, whole genome shotgun sequence, one region contains:
- the LOC131236531 gene encoding BTB/POZ domain-containing protein At2g13690, with the protein MADPGDSTSVSRRKNLGFGRTWCCPFTAPQSPEIRSPPLKPPKSETSKTISNSFPNSPISSSSNSRLGLGFGSRIDPRRILSPGRVSPIDSDAPLDPLPETAPEPEPEPEPAPPLPPRESTPSRERSLAVDTTMMAASGFDLRLDLKGKDGRRLSLEMDSEVLASKSLLFAAKIVESRRRGGGEGGWCLIEVTDVGNLEAFRETIELMYEKDVMRRLMKAGVSRSIDILEVSSIIMFDIGITSCLNYLEAVPWCENEEEKLKSLFLRCAFDEAAARDVLARLHMQHPICQPLAIHLVQSITRGTDTNARRELKSLVKGLLSASSVYQKDPAGINKEDLYRICNGCLHLLENCFKEASDPAPKDRATAKEKTRPWIGQISEQVDNLNWLLEILIDRQMAEEFVVMWANQRELLRMHEKASPMVRYELSRISAHVFIALGRGKLQCRGEERYGVLRAWFGPMLTDFGWLQRCTKGLDVRELEEAMGQALLTLPLRQQQSMFLEWFGCFSGCGTECPNLSRAFQIWWRRSCTRAAAETLL; encoded by the exons ATGGCAGATCCCGGCGACAGTACGTCCGTTTCCCGCCGGAAAAATCTAGGGTTCGGGCGGACCTGGTGCTGCCCCTTCACAGCTCCTCAGAGCCCGGAGATTCGCTCCCCTCCGTTGAAACCCCCCAAATCTGAAACCTCCAAAACCATCTCCAATTCCTTCCCTAATTCtcccatcagcagcagcagcaacagcaggttAGGGCTAGGGTTCGGTTCTCGCATTGACCCCCGGCGCATTCTCTCACCGGGCCGCGTCTCCCCGATCGACTCTGATGCACCGCTCGATCCCCTCCCGGAAACGGcgcctgaacccgaacccgaacccgaacccgcgCCTCCGTTGCCGCCGCGGGAATCTACTCCGTCGAGGGAGAGATCTTTGGCGGTGGATACGACGATGATGGCAGCTAGCGGCTTCGATTTGAGGTTGGATTTGAAGGGGAAGGATGGGAGAAGGTTGAGCTTGGAAATGGATTCGGAGGTGTTGGCATCGAAGAGCCTGTTGTTTGCGGCAAAGATTGTGGAGTCAAGGAGGCGGGGTGGTGGTGAGGGAGGTTGGTGTTTGATTGAGGTGACAGATGTTGGCAATTTGGAGGCATTCCGTGAGACGATCGAGCTGATGTATgagaaggatgtgatgaggaggCTTATGAAAGCAGGAGTGTCCCGCTCGATTGATATACTCGAG GTTTCATCAATCATCATGTTTGACATAGGCATCACATCCTGTCTGAACTACCTTGAGGCTGTTCCATGGTGTGAGAATGAAGAGGAGAAGCTGAAAAGCCTGTTTTTGAGGTGTGCATTTGATGAAGCAGCAGCTCGAGATGTGTTAGCAAGGCTACATATGCAACACCCAATATGTCAACCTCTCGCCATCCATCTTGTTCAGTCTATCACTAGGGGGACTGACACCAATGCAAGAAGGGAGCTGAAGTCCCTCGTCAAGGGCCTTCTGTCTGCGAGCTCTGTCTATCAGAAGGACCCTGCAGGCATTAACAAGGAGGATTTGTACAGGATTTGCAATGGCTGCCTTCATTTGCTCGAGAATTGTTTCAAAGAAGCCTCAGACCCAGCTCCCAAAGACCGGGCTACAGCAAAAGAAAAAACGAGGCCTTGGATCGGACAGATTTCAGAGCAAGTTGACAACCTCAACTGGCTACTAGAGATTCTCATTGACAGGCAAATGGCAGAAGAGTTTGTGGTTATGTGGGCAAATCAAAGAGAATTGCTTAGAATGCATGAAAAGGCATCACCCATGGTCAGATATGAGCTAAGCCGTATATCAGCGCATGTGTTCATTGCTTTGGGTAGAGGGAAGCTGCAGTGCCGAGGGGAGGAAAGGTATGGTGTCCTAAGGGCATGGTTTGGGCCCATGCTGACAGACTTTGGGTGGCTGCAGAGGTGCACAAAGGGGCTCGACGTGAGGGAGTTGGAGGAAGCCATGGGGCAGGCACTGCTTACGCTTCCATTGAGGCAGCAACAGAGCATGTTCCTTGAATGGTTTGGTTGTTTCTCTGGGTGTGGCACCGAGTGTCCTAACCTGAGCAGGGCCTTTCAGATATGGTGGCGTAGGTCTTGCACCAGAGCTGCTGCAGAAACTCTATTGTAA